Genomic DNA from Nonomuraea rubra:
GGCCGCGAGGGCGAGCTGGCCGTGGCCGTGGACACGCGCGTGCCCGGCGACCCCGGCGCCTGGGCGCTGTCCAGCCGGATCGTCGGCCCGTCGAGCACCACCGTCCCCGGCCTGGCGTCCGAGGACGGCACGCTCGTCCCCGTGCCCACGACCGCCGGCCCCTGCGACCTCCGGGCCCAGCCGGAGGGACCTCCTGAGAGGAGCGGGGACATCTGCCTCGACGAGCTGAACCGGCTGGGCTACCGGCAGGACGTCGCCTACCACCCTTCCAGCCGGTTCTGGCCGCTGCAGTGGTTCGAGACCGGCCTCTACGCCGCACTCACCCTGGGGCTCATGGGGCTGTGCCTGTGGCTGGTCCGCCGGCGGCAGTTCTGAGGCTCACGAGCCGCACAGCTCGGCGAAGCGGCGGGCGTCGACGTTCCCGCCTGAGACGATCACGCCGACCCTGCGCGGCAGGCCGGTGACCCGTCCGGACAGCAACGCGGCCAGCGGGGTGGCGCCGCTGGGCTCGATGACGATCTTCATCCGCTCGAAGGCGAAGCGCATGGCCGCGCGGATGTCGTCCTCGCTCACCAGGGCGATGCCGTCCACGAGGTGCCGGTTGATGGAGAACGTCAGCTCGCCCGGGATCTCGGCCGCCTGGCCGTCGGCGATCGTGCGCGGGATCGGGATCGACACCCGCTCCCCCGCCTCCAGCGACCGCTTGGTGTCGTCGCCCGCCTCCGGCTCGACGCCGATCATCCGGATCCGGGGCAGCAGGCCCTTGGCGGCCGTGGCGCAGCCGGCGATGAGGCCGCCGCCGCCGACCGGGACGAGCAGCGCGTCGAGGTCCTCGACGTCCTCGATCAGCTCCAGCGCGGCGGTGCCCTGGCCGGCGATGACGTGCGGGTGCTCGTA
This window encodes:
- a CDS encoding threo-3-hydroxy-L-aspartate ammonia-lyase, translated to MTHALPVTLDDVHDAAARLKGVAHRTPVLRSRTLDSLVGAEVFVKCENFQRIGAFKFRGAYNAVSRLTQEQLARGIAAYSSGNHAQAAALAARELGGTAVIVMPEDTPRSKLEATAGYGAEIVTYDRYTGDRVAIGEALAAERGLTLIPPYEHPHVIAGQGTAALELIEDVEDLDALLVPVGGGGLIAGCATAAKGLLPRIRMIGVEPEAGDDTKRSLEAGERVSIPIPRTIADGQAAEIPGELTFSINRHLVDGIALVSEDDIRAAMRFAFERMKIVIEPSGATPLAALLSGRVTGLPRRVGVIVSGGNVDARRFAELCGS